One genomic segment of uncultured Desulfobacter sp. includes these proteins:
- a CDS encoding phenylacetate--CoA ligase, with amino-acid sequence MPIFDIDYETMPREGLEAIQLRRLQTTIERIYATVPFYKETYDKAGIKPSDIKSLDDLRRLPFTTKQDLRDNYPYHMFAVPMDQVVRIHASSGTTGKPTVVGYTKRDINTWADLMARSFAAAGATAGDIIHNAWGYGLFTGGLGAHYGAERLGASVIPVSGGNTKRQITIMQDFKPTILCGTPSYILHLAEVALEMGVDFKDLSFKSGIFGAEPWTEKMRQELEAKLNLKAVDIYGLSEVMGPGVSVECVEEQKGLHVAEDHFIVEIVDPDTLEPVPPGDPGEIVFTTITKEAFPVIRYRTKDITSLNPVPCTCGRTHMRMNKPSGRTDDMLIIRGVNVFPSQIESVLMESREVAPHYQLVVDRVDNLDTLTVKVEIDEASFSDDIKGLQTMEGKISHNIKEHLGVSAKVALVEPKTIERSQGKAVRVIDNRQF; translated from the coding sequence ATGCCCATATTCGACATTGACTATGAGACCATGCCCAGGGAGGGCCTGGAGGCGATCCAGCTTCGCCGTCTTCAAACAACCATTGAACGGATTTATGCCACGGTTCCATTTTATAAGGAAACATATGACAAAGCCGGTATCAAGCCATCTGATATTAAAAGCCTGGATGATTTAAGGCGCCTGCCCTTTACCACCAAACAGGACCTTCGGGACAACTACCCTTACCATATGTTTGCGGTTCCCATGGATCAGGTGGTCCGCATCCACGCATCCTCGGGCACCACGGGCAAACCCACTGTGGTCGGCTACACCAAACGGGATATCAACACCTGGGCCGATCTGATGGCCAGAAGCTTTGCTGCCGCCGGAGCCACTGCGGGAGATATCATTCACAATGCCTGGGGGTATGGTCTTTTCACCGGCGGTCTTGGGGCTCACTATGGGGCGGAACGTTTAGGCGCATCTGTTATTCCGGTTTCCGGCGGTAATACCAAGCGCCAGATCACCATTATGCAGGACTTCAAGCCTACGATTCTTTGTGGAACTCCATCATATATTCTCCACCTGGCGGAAGTGGCCCTGGAAATGGGTGTGGATTTCAAGGATTTATCTTTTAAATCAGGTATTTTCGGTGCAGAGCCCTGGACGGAAAAAATGCGCCAGGAACTGGAAGCCAAGCTAAATCTCAAAGCCGTGGACATTTACGGTCTGTCTGAAGTCATGGGGCCGGGCGTATCTGTGGAATGTGTTGAGGAACAAAAAGGCCTCCATGTTGCCGAGGATCATTTCATTGTGGAGATCGTGGACCCGGATACCCTGGAACCCGTTCCCCCCGGAGATCCCGGTGAAATCGTGTTCACAACCATTACAAAGGAAGCCTTCCCGGTCATCCGTTACCGTACCAAGGACATCACCTCCTTGAATCCCGTGCCCTGCACCTGCGGCAGAACCCACATGCGGATGAACAAACCCTCGGGTCGTACGGACGATATGCTGATCATCAGGGGCGTTAATGTATTCCCCTCCCAGATTGAAAGCGTTCTCATGGAAAGCCGGGAAGTCGCCCCCCATTACCAGTTGGTAGTTGATAGGGTGGATAACCTGGATACCTTGACGGTCAAGGTGGAAATAGACGAAGCCTCCTTCAGCGATGATATCAAGGGGCTGCAGACCATGGAAGGTAAAATTTCACATAATATCAAGGAGCACTTAGGCGTATCTGCCAAAGTGGCCCTTGTGGAGCCTAAAACCATAGAAAGAAGCCAGGGCAAGGCTGTAAGGGTTATAGATAACCGTCAATTTTAA
- a CDS encoding sigma 54-interacting transcriptional regulator — protein MVVDCAALPGHLVESILFGHTRAAFTGADADRTELLNMVCGNALRKLDSGYGFDLGRSAIVDGKTVPSELPAAIIDVADTRIAAVLDILHACSRPGRRLLKIQRKICSINYFRAPKFCRLLLVEFAYGILHSPDNPAAVQKLSNSGNIC, from the coding sequence GTGGTGGTGGATTGCGCTGCCCTGCCGGGCCATCTGGTGGAAAGCATCCTGTTCGGCCATACCCGTGCCGCGTTTACCGGGGCAGATGCCGACAGAACAGAACTGCTCAATATGGTGTGCGGCAATGCCCTTCGAAAACTGGATTCCGGATATGGTTTTGATCTTGGAAGATCGGCGATTGTGGACGGAAAAACGGTTCCTTCCGAACTTCCGGCAGCCATAATCGACGTGGCTGATACCAGAATCGCAGCGGTTCTGGACATTCTCCATGCTTGCTCAAGGCCGGGCCGTCGTCTATTAAAAATCCAGCGCAAAATCTGTAGCATTAATTATTTCCGAGCCCCTAAATTTTGCCGCTTACTTCTAGTAGAGTTTGCCTACGGCATCCTCCACAGCCCTGACAATCCGGCCGCTGTGCAAAAGCTTTCGAACAGCGGCAATATCTGCTGA
- a CDS encoding enoyl-CoA hydratase-related protein — protein MSFKNIILEIDSAIATISFNRPKALNALNNALLDELDVALEQVLANDEIRVLILTGTGDKAFVAGADISELTQMDMLAAKYFSRKGQKIFSKIEALPIPAIAAVNGFALGGGSEVALACDFIYASEKAVFGLPEMNLGLIPGFGGTQRLSRVVGKNRAKEMIFTGSNITADKALEYGMVNQVCPHESLMEEVQKTARRIAAKGCVALRAAKEVIQAGLDCDLETGCLIENDAFAITVASPDGKEGTSAFLEKRKPEFKGTLI, from the coding sequence ATGTCGTTTAAAAACATTATTCTTGAAATAGACAGTGCAATTGCAACAATCTCTTTTAATCGCCCCAAAGCCCTGAATGCGCTGAACAACGCACTGCTCGATGAACTGGATGTCGCTTTGGAGCAAGTTCTGGCCAATGATGAAATCCGGGTACTCATTTTAACGGGCACCGGAGACAAGGCCTTTGTCGCAGGTGCAGATATCTCAGAACTGACCCAAATGGATATGTTGGCAGCAAAATACTTCTCCCGCAAGGGGCAAAAAATATTTTCAAAAATTGAAGCCCTGCCCATCCCGGCCATTGCTGCAGTAAACGGTTTTGCTTTAGGCGGCGGTAGTGAAGTCGCACTGGCCTGTGATTTTATCTATGCTTCGGAAAAGGCAGTCTTTGGACTACCTGAAATGAACCTGGGCCTTATCCCCGGTTTTGGCGGGACCCAGCGCCTCTCCAGAGTTGTGGGAAAAAACAGGGCCAAAGAAATGATTTTCACCGGAAGCAATATTACTGCCGACAAAGCCCTGGAATATGGTATGGTCAATCAGGTATGCCCTCATGAGTCACTTATGGAAGAGGTCCAAAAAACAGCCCGGCGTATTGCAGCGAAAGGATGTGTCGCCTTAAGAGCAGCCAAAGAGGTCATCCAGGCCGGACTGGACTGTGACCTTGAAACCGGATGCCTGATTGAAAACGATGCGTTTGCCATAACCGTGGCAAGTCCGGATGGAAAAGAAGGTACATCAGCATTTTTAGAAAAAAGAAAGCCCGAGTTCAAAGGCACACTGATATAA
- the hutI gene encoding imidazolonepropionase produces MTNTQASWDILFVHADIATMAQGRYNIIKDGAIGVAKGKIQWIGPFDRLKIDKLHSSPNPIADEIIDCSGKWILPGFVDCHTHLIWAGSRSNEFEMRLSGASYEDIAKQGGGIAATVAAVRRASEDELFSIASRRISHFLSRGTTCVEIKSGYGLDLENELKMLAVAERLDQNFPLHVSPTFLGAHALPPEYKGRTDDYVDLIINTMLPRVKSQGIASAVDAFCESIAFSTNQTKRLFTAATDIGLPVKLHAEQLSDSGGAALAAQFNALSCDHLEYLSPDGAEAMAHAGVTAVLLPGAFYMLKETRKPPVENLIRLGIPMALATDLNPGTSPVHNMATVMNMGCVLFGLTCEQALAGATINGAKALGLDRRKGSLETGKDADFVVWDIDAPADLSYQVGICPVNKVVIAGKIAYNV; encoded by the coding sequence ATGACCAATACACAGGCATCCTGGGACATTCTGTTTGTTCATGCAGATATTGCCACCATGGCCCAAGGCCGTTACAACATTATCAAAGACGGGGCCATCGGGGTGGCCAAAGGAAAGATTCAGTGGATCGGTCCCTTTGATAGGCTTAAAATTGACAAGCTTCACTCCTCACCCAACCCCATTGCCGATGAAATCATTGACTGCAGCGGCAAATGGATCCTGCCCGGATTTGTGGACTGTCATACCCATTTAATATGGGCCGGCTCCAGGTCCAATGAATTTGAAATGCGCCTGTCCGGTGCAAGTTACGAAGATATTGCAAAACAGGGCGGGGGGATTGCTGCCACGGTTGCGGCTGTGCGTAGGGCTTCCGAAGACGAGCTTTTTAGCATCGCATCCCGGCGAATCAGCCATTTTTTAAGCCGGGGCACCACCTGTGTGGAGATCAAATCCGGATATGGACTGGATCTTGAAAATGAACTGAAGATGCTGGCTGTGGCTGAACGTCTTGACCAAAACTTTCCTTTGCATGTTTCCCCCACCTTTCTTGGGGCCCATGCCCTGCCCCCGGAATATAAAGGCCGGACTGACGATTATGTGGACCTGATCATCAACACCATGCTGCCCAGGGTCAAAAGCCAGGGCATTGCCAGTGCAGTGGATGCATTCTGCGAATCAATCGCCTTTTCCACAAACCAGACAAAACGACTGTTTACCGCAGCCACAGATATAGGTCTGCCGGTCAAACTTCATGCGGAACAGCTCTCCGATTCAGGTGGTGCGGCCCTTGCCGCACAGTTCAATGCCCTGTCTTGTGACCACCTGGAGTACCTTTCCCCTGACGGCGCAGAGGCCATGGCCCACGCAGGTGTGACAGCCGTGCTTTTGCCGGGCGCCTTTTACATGCTCAAAGAGACCCGGAAACCGCCGGTGGAAAATCTTATCCGCCTTGGGATACCCATGGCTCTGGCCACGGATCTGAATCCAGGCACAAGCCCGGTGCATAATATGGCCACAGTAATGAATATGGGCTGTGTGCTGTTCGGGCTGACCTGCGAACAGGCCCTTGCCGGTGCGACCATCAATGGGGCAAAGGCCCTGGGCCTTGACAGACGCAAAGGCAGTCTGGAAACAGGAAAAGATGCCGACTTCGTGGTGTGGGATATTGACGCACCGGCAGACCTGAGCTACCAGGTGGGCATCTGCCCTGTAAACAAGGTTGTGATTGCAGGCAAAATCGCATATAACGTCTAA
- a CDS encoding N-acetylmuramoyl-L-alanine amidase: MNMVFNRLFTFFMPVLACLCLFAWATTATAVAADTAKGRYLAADTCLKKLKRSAVDINKVSAWLTCIEKYKSIHMSFPGNSWAPAGLYKAAELYFQLAKRSGNANWNQQADDIIARINRFYPQSAYRARAKTLAAANASRPRPNNSDVKIIKSQKALTRNDEAIAEYHKQKLAQAEAADTGGYQQPSDIIEKNTQDPAYLGPATTKPDDTEPSPPKGDTTITDLRFWSSSEYTRVVVNADSERKYTYKLLKKDPALNVPFQRLYVDIDQAKLGNNVPDHTPINDDLLKQARAGQFSPHTVRVVVDIKNFDNYKIFSLKDPFRIVMDLWGKNGKAVFMDQVAGKNTSGTRLSGEKPDRITTDNLKSSDIARQLALGVRKIVIDPGHGGKDPGAPGYIKGVWEKDIVLKLATTLAGKLRERLNCEVLLTRNTDRKLTLEERTAIANTQRADLFISMHCNAAKSKKLSGIETYILNLATDEQAIAVAARENATSEKNISDLAYILNDLMKHAKIEESTRLANDVHKAMVTGMKKKYSKIRDLGVKQAPFYVLLGARMPAILIETSFISNKTECKRLTTSSYRNDICNTIADGIEKYINATNPKHI; this comes from the coding sequence ATGAACATGGTTTTTAACCGTTTATTTACCTTTTTTATGCCGGTTCTGGCCTGTCTTTGCCTGTTTGCCTGGGCCACCACGGCCACCGCCGTTGCGGCCGATACTGCCAAAGGGAGGTATTTGGCAGCAGATACCTGTCTTAAAAAATTGAAACGCTCTGCAGTGGATATAAATAAGGTATCTGCCTGGCTGACCTGTATTGAAAAATACAAATCTATTCACATGAGCTTTCCCGGTAATTCCTGGGCACCGGCCGGATTGTACAAAGCCGCAGAGCTTTATTTTCAGCTTGCCAAAAGATCTGGTAATGCCAATTGGAACCAGCAGGCCGATGATATTATCGCCCGCATCAATCGATTTTATCCCCAAAGCGCATACAGAGCCCGTGCCAAAACCCTGGCCGCAGCAAACGCCTCAAGGCCCCGCCCAAATAACAGTGACGTAAAAATAATAAAGTCCCAAAAAGCGTTGACCCGCAATGATGAGGCCATTGCAGAATACCACAAGCAGAAACTGGCCCAGGCCGAAGCTGCCGATACAGGGGGATATCAACAGCCCTCTGATATTATAGAAAAAAACACACAGGATCCGGCGTATTTGGGTCCTGCAACCACCAAACCGGATGATACTGAGCCGTCGCCGCCCAAGGGGGATACAACCATTACGGATTTAAGGTTCTGGTCCAGTTCGGAATACACCAGGGTCGTGGTAAATGCAGACAGCGAGCGAAAATACACCTACAAGCTTCTGAAAAAAGACCCAGCCCTGAATGTCCCTTTCCAAAGACTGTATGTGGACATTGACCAGGCAAAACTTGGCAACAATGTGCCGGACCACACCCCCATCAACGATGATCTGCTTAAACAGGCCCGGGCCGGTCAATTTTCTCCCCACACCGTCAGGGTAGTGGTTGATATAAAAAATTTTGATAATTATAAAATTTTTTCTTTAAAAGACCCTTTCCGTATCGTTATGGACTTGTGGGGTAAGAACGGCAAAGCCGTGTTTATGGACCAGGTTGCCGGTAAAAACACATCCGGAACAAGGCTTTCTGGTGAAAAGCCGGATCGCATCACCACGGACAATCTCAAATCCTCGGACATTGCCCGTCAGCTGGCTTTAGGTGTCAGAAAAATAGTCATTGACCCCGGCCACGGCGGCAAGGATCCCGGCGCGCCAGGATACATCAAAGGGGTATGGGAAAAGGATATTGTACTCAAACTGGCAACAACCCTTGCAGGAAAACTGCGTGAACGCTTGAACTGTGAGGTGTTGCTTACCCGGAACACAGACAGGAAACTGACCCTGGAGGAACGAACTGCCATTGCCAATACCCAGCGAGCCGACCTGTTTATCTCCATGCACTGCAATGCTGCAAAAAGCAAAAAACTGTCCGGTATTGAAACCTATATTTTGAACCTTGCCACGGATGAACAAGCCATTGCCGTGGCTGCCAGGGAAAATGCCACATCTGAAAAAAACATCTCGGATCTGGCCTATATCCTCAATGATCTGATGAAACATGCCAAGATAGAAGAATCCACACGTCTTGCCAATGACGTTCATAAAGCCATGGTTACAGGCATGAAAAAAAAATATAGCAAAATTCGTGATCTTGGGGTCAAACAGGCCCCGTTCTATGTACTGCTTGGAGCACGGATGCCTGCAATTCTCATTGAGACCTCCTTTATCTCCAACAAAACTGAATGCAAACGTCTGACGACCAGTTCCTACCGCAATGACATCTGCAACACCATTGCCGACGGGATAGAAAAATATATCAATGCCACAAATCCCAAGCACATATAA
- a CDS encoding metallophosphoesterase, whose protein sequence is MRIYAVADIHGKSEHMESIYRILDQYQPELMVVPGDMTHFFNWSTVLSQLDSLPVPVLVVRGNTDLKRIEPRIKKAANITLLTQKPLKVKGFSFVGISGTLPLPFANKVGLNEKQRLAALPCPMEPDTVLVVHTPPKGACDRVVKKIHAGSRNLARFIKDAAPSLVLCGHVHEDFGLKTLHQSTVVNCAIAGPGSGAIIDLEKNESPKVNLLYPDTSQS, encoded by the coding sequence ATGCGCATATACGCAGTTGCAGACATTCACGGCAAATCCGAACATATGGAATCCATTTACAGGATTTTAGACCAGTACCAGCCCGAATTGATGGTTGTCCCCGGGGACATGACCCATTTTTTCAACTGGTCCACCGTTCTTTCCCAGCTTGACAGTCTGCCGGTTCCCGTTCTAGTAGTTCGGGGGAATACGGATTTAAAACGCATTGAACCCCGGATAAAAAAAGCAGCGAACATCACACTGTTAACGCAAAAGCCCCTTAAGGTCAAAGGCTTTTCTTTTGTGGGGATTTCAGGCACCCTGCCTTTGCCCTTTGCCAACAAAGTCGGCTTGAATGAAAAACAACGGCTTGCGGCCCTTCCCTGCCCTATGGAACCGGACACGGTGCTGGTGGTCCATACACCGCCAAAGGGGGCATGTGACCGTGTGGTTAAAAAAATCCATGCCGGCAGCCGGAATCTGGCCCGGTTCATCAAGGACGCAGCCCCGAGCCTTGTGCTTTGCGGCCATGTCCACGAAGATTTTGGGCTTAAAACCCTGCATCAAAGTACCGTGGTTAACTGCGCCATAGCAGGACCAGGATCAGGGGCCATCATTGACCTTGAAAAAAATGAATCCCCCAAAGTTAATCTCTTGTATCCGGATACGTCACAAAGTTAA
- the hutH gene encoding histidine ammonia-lyase gives MNDPVQLNGRNFTLDQLVEIARNGRTVAVSVNSEARIKKARTLVEQWVKNGTRIYGVTTGFGALSDVTISFDDTKTLQRNILLSHAAGMGNCMDDDVVRAMMALRINDFCRGNSGLRLETIQTLAHVLNAGIIPVVPEKGSVGASGDLVPMAHLALVLIGEGEAFVDGVRMPGGRALAAKNIEPLELGAGEGLALINGTQFMLALGCLALHDALNLCKHADIAASMSLETLMGTRTAFDPRIHNARPHLGQMKAASDMMKITQNSEIISSHRDCSRVQDAYTLRCSPQVHGASWDAFGYVERVIRVEMNASTENPLIFPESEEFLSGGNFHGQPVALACDFLGIAIAELANISERRVERLVNPQLSGLPAFLVKDTGLNSGFMIAQYVAASLVSENKVIAHPASVDSIPTSANMEDHVSMGAIAARKCRDIVENTEQVIAIELLCGAQAIDMFTNLKAGKGTIAAYETVRSKVPCMTKDRFLSADIAAVRKLLHSGRIVRAVEDAVGKLY, from the coding sequence ATGAATGATCCTGTTCAACTCAATGGGCGGAATTTCACCCTTGACCAACTGGTCGAGATTGCCCGTAACGGCAGAACCGTTGCTGTTTCCGTAAACTCCGAAGCCCGGATTAAAAAGGCCCGTACCCTGGTGGAACAATGGGTGAAAAACGGCACGCGTATTTATGGTGTGACCACAGGATTCGGGGCATTGTCCGATGTGACCATCTCATTTGATGATACCAAAACGTTGCAGCGCAATATTCTCTTATCCCACGCCGCAGGTATGGGCAACTGCATGGATGATGATGTGGTCAGGGCCATGATGGCATTGCGGATCAATGATTTCTGCCGGGGTAATTCCGGGCTGCGCCTTGAAACCATTCAAACCCTTGCCCATGTCCTCAATGCCGGGATCATTCCTGTGGTTCCTGAAAAAGGGTCGGTGGGGGCCAGCGGAGACCTTGTACCCATGGCCCACCTGGCCCTGGTGCTGATCGGCGAAGGCGAAGCCTTTGTGGACGGGGTGCGCATGCCCGGGGGCCGGGCTCTGGCTGCAAAAAATATTGAACCTCTGGAACTTGGTGCAGGGGAAGGACTTGCCCTGATCAACGGTACCCAGTTCATGCTTGCTTTGGGGTGTCTTGCCCTGCATGATGCTTTAAATCTTTGCAAACATGCTGATATTGCCGCTTCCATGAGCCTTGAAACCCTGATGGGCACACGAACCGCCTTTGATCCCAGAATTCACAATGCCCGGCCTCATTTAGGACAGATGAAGGCTGCCTCCGATATGATGAAGATTACCCAAAATTCTGAAATCATATCTTCCCACAGGGACTGCTCAAGGGTCCAGGATGCCTATACCCTGCGTTGTTCCCCCCAGGTCCATGGCGCATCCTGGGATGCTTTCGGTTATGTGGAACGGGTGATCCGCGTGGAGATGAACGCCTCCACGGAAAATCCGCTGATTTTTCCGGAATCCGAAGAATTCCTTTCCGGAGGCAACTTCCACGGACAGCCCGTGGCCCTGGCCTGTGACTTTTTAGGTATTGCCATTGCAGAGCTTGCCAATATTTCCGAGCGCCGGGTTGAACGCCTGGTTAATCCACAACTCTCGGGTCTTCCCGCTTTTCTGGTCAAGGACACAGGGTTGAATTCAGGATTTATGATTGCCCAGTATGTCGCGGCCTCCCTGGTTTCTGAAAACAAGGTCATTGCACACCCGGCCTCCGTGGATTCCATTCCCACCTCAGCCAACATGGAGGATCATGTCTCCATGGGCGCCATTGCCGCACGCAAATGCCGGGACATCGTGGAAAATACCGAGCAGGTTATTGCCATTGAGCTTTTATGTGGTGCCCAGGCCATTGATATGTTTACTAATCTCAAAGCCGGAAAAGGCACGATAGCTGCCTATGAAACCGTCCGCAGCAAGGTTCCCTGTATGACAAAGGACCGATTTTTGTCAGCAGATATTGCCGCTGTTCGAAAGCTTTTGCACAGCGGCCGGATTGTCAGGGCTGTGGAGGATGCCGTAGGCAAACTCTACTAG
- the mutS gene encoding DNA mismatch repair protein MutS, translating into MVKKKQTPMMAQYLAIKETCQDAILFYRMGDFYEMFLEDAVKAAGILEIALTSRNKNDPDPVPMCGVPYKAADLYISKLIEKGCKVAVCEQVEDPSKAKGLVKREIIRVITPGMILNDSLLDRGTNNFLVALSKTSEHSGLACIDISTGSFTTCQVKRTSGVIPYALLDEALKLSPKEVLLPDSFKSDPAMAAIRKTFSHVEITYLDNFTFRSDNARQLLTEQFSTRSLEGFGIERMPACISAAGAAISYVRDTQLSDTSHIYKITPYNLNDFMIIDDRSCKNLELLTNIQTQKPKGSLIHILDKTVTAMGGRLIKQWIRYPLVDKDLIQQRLHAIEELIGAPNTHQAIGDLLKSVYDLERLGSRISMGQGNARDMLSLKNSLSVLPVLFKEIETFKSPILNGAGIDEKPALVRGLEELAQLIGKAIREDAVHLLNEGNLINDGYNPELDELLSITRDGKSWIAKTEKKEKEATGLSSLKIKYNKVFGYFIEVSKAQSTQVPDHYIRKQTLVNAERFITQDMKAVEDTIFNAQERRNALEYEIFCTVREKVAQRTKDILTMAQFIAAVDVVQGLAVAAVENAYVKPDINDDRRIDIQDGRHPVVEKLIQGERYVPNSIVLDDTQCQQILITGPNMAGKSTVLRQVALTVLMAQMGSFVPAASASICITDRIFTRVGALDNLSSGQSTFMVEMEETANIVNNATEKSLVILDEIGRGTSTYDGMSIAWAVAEYLHDLNGKGVKTLFATHYHELLQLEQIKPRIKNYNIEVKEFNDNIVFLRSLVKGGTNRSYGIQVARLAGVPDDIIDLAKSVLASAEHHPMTPAPSTQPAKKKKEAKKRNTSGQMNLFGPSDDDLRQMLHKVDIAQMTPLDALNFLNELKLKVEA; encoded by the coding sequence ATGGTCAAAAAGAAACAAACACCCATGATGGCCCAATATCTGGCCATCAAAGAAACCTGTCAGGACGCCATACTTTTTTACCGGATGGGGGATTTCTATGAAATGTTTCTTGAAGATGCCGTCAAGGCGGCCGGCATCCTTGAAATTGCACTGACCTCTCGGAATAAAAACGACCCGGACCCCGTTCCTATGTGCGGCGTGCCTTACAAAGCGGCCGATCTTTATATTTCCAAACTTATTGAAAAGGGCTGCAAGGTTGCCGTTTGTGAGCAGGTTGAGGACCCGTCCAAGGCCAAGGGTCTTGTCAAACGGGAAATTATCCGGGTCATCACCCCGGGAATGATCCTCAACGACTCTCTTTTAGACCGGGGAACAAACAACTTTTTGGTGGCGCTCTCCAAAACGTCCGAGCATTCCGGTCTTGCCTGCATAGACATCTCCACGGGCAGCTTTACCACCTGCCAGGTAAAACGCACCTCGGGTGTTATCCCATACGCCCTTTTAGATGAAGCCTTAAAGCTTTCCCCGAAAGAGGTGCTGCTACCGGACAGCTTCAAGTCTGATCCGGCCATGGCCGCCATCAGGAAAACCTTTTCCCACGTTGAAATCACGTATCTGGACAATTTTACGTTCCGAAGTGACAATGCCCGGCAGCTTCTGACGGAACAATTTTCCACCCGCAGCCTTGAAGGATTCGGCATTGAACGTATGCCGGCCTGTATATCTGCAGCAGGCGCGGCCATTTCATATGTCCGGGACACCCAGTTGTCGGACACCAGCCATATTTACAAAATAACACCGTATAACCTCAATGACTTCATGATCATTGACGACAGGTCCTGCAAAAACCTTGAACTGCTGACCAATATTCAGACCCAAAAGCCAAAAGGCTCTTTGATCCATATTCTGGACAAAACCGTCACGGCTATGGGCGGCAGGCTAATCAAGCAGTGGATCAGATATCCTCTGGTCGACAAAGACCTGATACAGCAACGCCTTCATGCCATAGAAGAGCTTATCGGCGCACCGAATACCCACCAGGCAATTGGCGATCTTCTTAAATCCGTATATGATCTTGAGCGGTTAGGCTCCCGTATATCCATGGGCCAGGGCAATGCCCGGGACATGCTTTCCCTTAAAAACTCCCTTTCTGTTCTACCCGTTTTGTTCAAGGAGATCGAAACATTTAAAAGCCCGATTCTCAACGGTGCCGGCATAGATGAAAAGCCGGCCCTGGTCAGGGGCCTGGAAGAGTTGGCCCAATTGATCGGCAAAGCCATCCGGGAAGATGCAGTGCACCTGCTCAATGAAGGCAATCTGATCAACGACGGATACAACCCGGAACTGGACGAGCTTTTATCCATCACCCGGGACGGGAAATCCTGGATTGCAAAAACGGAAAAAAAGGAAAAGGAAGCTACAGGGCTTTCCTCGCTTAAAATAAAATATAATAAGGTGTTCGGTTATTTCATTGAGGTATCAAAGGCCCAGTCAACCCAGGTCCCGGATCACTATATCCGTAAACAAACCCTTGTCAATGCCGAGCGGTTCATCACCCAGGACATGAAAGCGGTGGAAGATACCATATTCAATGCCCAGGAACGCCGAAATGCTTTGGAATATGAAATTTTCTGTACGGTCAGGGAAAAGGTGGCCCAACGAACAAAGGATATCCTGACCATGGCACAATTTATTGCCGCCGTTGATGTGGTTCAGGGACTTGCCGTGGCTGCCGTGGAAAATGCCTATGTGAAACCTGACATTAATGATGACCGGCGCATTGATATACAGGACGGCAGGCACCCGGTGGTGGAAAAGCTGATCCAGGGCGAACGGTATGTCCCCAATTCCATTGTACTGGACGATACCCAATGCCAACAGATCCTGATCACCGGTCCCAACATGGCCGGCAAATCCACGGTGCTGCGCCAGGTCGCTTTAACCGTTCTCATGGCCCAGATGGGTTCCTTTGTGCCGGCAGCCAGCGCCTCCATCTGCATCACCGACCGGATTTTCACCCGGGTGGGAGCCCTGGACAATCTTTCATCCGGGCAGAGCACCTTTATGGTTGAGATGGAGGAGACCGCTAATATTGTCAATAATGCCACGGAAAAAAGTCTGGTGATCCTTGATGAAATCGGCAGGGGCACATCCACCTACGACGGCATGAGCATTGCCTGGGCTGTGGCCGAGTATCTGCATGACCTGAATGGTAAAGGCGTAAAAACCCTTTTTGCCACCCATTACCATGAACTGCTCCAGCTTGAACAAATCAAACCCCGGATCAAAAATTATAATATTGAGGTCAAAGAGTTTAACGATAATATTGTGTTTCTCCGCAGCCTTGTCAAAGGGGGTACCAACCGCAGCTACGGCATCCAGGTGGCACGCTTGGCAGGGGTTCCCGATGATATCATTGACCTTGCCAAATCGGTTCTGGCATCTGCGGAACACCACCCCATGACACCGGCGCCTTCGACACAGCCCGCCAAAAAGAAAAAAGAGGCAAAAAAACGAAACACCAGTGGTCAGATGAACCTGTTCGGTCCCTCGGACGATGATCTGCGCCAGATGCTGCACAAAGTGGATATTGCCCAAATGACCCCCCTTGACGCCCTGAACTTTTTAAATGAGCTCAAGCTCAAGGTTGAGGCATGA